The following are encoded together in the Pseudomonas sediminis genome:
- the gltB gene encoding glutamate synthase large subunit, with amino-acid sequence MKAGLFRPDEFKDNCGFGLIAHMQGEPSHHLLKTAIEALTCMTHRGGINADGKTGDGCGLLIQKPDQFLRAIAQEQFGVELPGQYAVGMVFFNQDSAKAEAARENMNREILAAGLQLVGWRKVPIDTSVLGQLALERLPQIEQVFIGGEGLSDQEFAIKLFSARRRSSVANADDSDHYICSFSHKTIIYKGLMMPADLQQFYPDLGDERLQTAIAVFHQRFSTNTLPKWPLAQPFRYLAHNGEINTITGNRNWAQARRTKFANEQIPDLDELGPLVNRVGSDSSSMDNMLELMVTGGIDLFRGLRMIIPPAWQNVETMDADLRAFYEYNSMHMEPWDGPAGVVLTDGRHAVCLLDRNGLRPARWVTTKNGYITLASEIGVWDYQPEDVIAKGRVGPGQILAVDTETGQVLDTESIDSRLKSRHPYKLWLRKHAQRIKATLEDRDHGSAFYDPDQLKQYMKMFQVTFEERDQVLRPLGEQGQEAVGSMGDDTPMAVLSQRVRSPYDYFRQQFAQVTNPPIDPLREAIVMSLEICLGAERNIFSESPEHATRVILSSPVISPAKWRALMNLDRPGFDRHVVDMNYDESLGLEAAVRNMADQAEEAVRAGKVLLVLTDRHIAPGKLPAHAALVTGAVHHRLTEKGLRCDCNILVETATARDPHHYAVLLGFGASAVYPFLAYEVLGDLIRTGEVLGDLYEVFKYYRKGISKGLLKILSKMGISTVASYRGAQLFEAVGLADEVTELCFRGVASRIQGARFVDIESEQKLLSQEAWNNRKSIQQGGLLKFVYGGEYHAYNPDVVRTLQDAVQQGNYEKYKEYSKLVDTRPVSMIRDLLKVKESTAPISLDEVEPLQSIFKRFDAAGISLGALSPEAHEALAEAMNRLGGRSNSGEGGEDPARYGTIKSSKIKQVATGRFGVTPEYLVNAEVLQIKVAQGAKPGEGGQLPGGKVNGLIARLRYAVPGVTLISPPPHHDIYSIEDLAQLIYDLKQVNPKALVSVKLVAEAGVGTIAAGVAKAYADLITISGYDGGTGASPLTSIRYAGAPWELGLAETHQTLRGNDLRGKVRVQTDGGLKTGLDVIKAAILGAESFGFGTAPMVALGCKYLRICHLNNCATGVATQNDKLRKDHFIGTVEMVMNFFTYVAEETREWLAKLGVRSLEELIGRTDLLEVLPGETAKQGNLDLSPLLASAHIPADKPQFCQVPKNPPFDEGLLAEKMVEMAKDAIANKTGGEFELNIGNCDRSIGARISGEIARVHGNQGMNDAPITFRFKGTAGQSFGVWNAGGLHLRLEGDANDYVGKGMTAGKIVITPPAGSPFATEDSAIIGNTCLYGATGGKLFATGTAGERFAVRNSGAHAVVEGTGDHCCEYMTGGFVCVLGKTGYNFGSGMTGGFAYVLDLDNGFYDRVNHELVEIQRINNEAMEAYRSHLESVLAEYVEETGSEWGQNLLENLDDYLRKFWLVKPKAASLKSLLSSTRANPQ; translated from the coding sequence ATGAAAGCAGGTTTGTTCCGTCCTGATGAGTTCAAGGATAACTGCGGCTTCGGCTTGATCGCCCATATGCAAGGTGAGCCTAGTCATCACCTGCTCAAGACCGCTATTGAGGCCCTCACCTGCATGACCCACCGCGGCGGTATCAACGCCGACGGCAAGACCGGTGATGGCTGTGGCCTGTTGATCCAGAAGCCTGATCAATTCCTGCGTGCGATCGCCCAGGAGCAATTCGGCGTCGAACTGCCCGGGCAATATGCCGTGGGCATGGTGTTCTTCAATCAGGATTCGGCCAAGGCCGAAGCCGCGCGCGAGAACATGAACCGCGAAATCCTCGCGGCCGGCCTGCAACTGGTGGGCTGGCGCAAGGTGCCGATCGATACCAGCGTTCTCGGCCAGCTGGCACTGGAGCGCCTGCCGCAGATCGAGCAGGTGTTCATCGGCGGCGAAGGTCTATCCGACCAGGAATTCGCCATCAAGCTGTTCAGCGCCCGTCGTCGCTCGTCGGTGGCCAATGCCGACGACAGCGATCACTACATCTGCAGCTTCTCGCACAAGACCATCATCTATAAAGGTCTGATGATGCCGGCGGACCTGCAGCAGTTCTACCCGGACCTGGGTGACGAGCGTCTGCAGACCGCCATCGCGGTCTTCCACCAGCGTTTCTCCACCAACACGCTCCCGAAGTGGCCGCTGGCACAGCCTTTCCGTTATCTCGCGCACAACGGCGAGATCAACACCATCACAGGCAACCGCAACTGGGCGCAGGCTCGTCGCACCAAGTTCGCCAACGAGCAGATTCCCGATCTCGACGAACTGGGCCCGCTGGTCAACCGCGTCGGTTCCGACTCCTCGAGCATGGATAACATGCTCGAACTGATGGTCACCGGTGGTATCGATCTGTTCCGTGGCCTGCGCATGATCATTCCGCCGGCCTGGCAGAACGTCGAGACCATGGACGCCGACCTGCGCGCGTTCTACGAATACAACTCCATGCACATGGAGCCCTGGGATGGCCCGGCCGGCGTGGTACTGACCGATGGTCGCCATGCCGTGTGCCTGCTCGACCGTAACGGTCTGCGCCCGGCACGTTGGGTCACTACCAAGAACGGCTACATCACCCTGGCGTCGGAAATCGGCGTGTGGGATTACCAGCCCGAGGACGTCATCGCCAAAGGCCGTGTCGGCCCGGGGCAGATCCTCGCCGTCGACACCGAGACCGGCCAGGTGCTGGACACCGAGTCCATCGACAGCCGCCTGAAGTCGCGCCACCCCTACAAACTGTGGCTGCGCAAGCATGCTCAGCGCATCAAGGCGACGCTGGAAGACCGCGACCATGGTTCTGCCTTCTACGACCCGGATCAGCTCAAGCAGTACATGAAGATGTTCCAGGTCACCTTCGAGGAGCGTGACCAGGTGCTGCGCCCGCTCGGTGAGCAGGGCCAGGAAGCCGTCGGCTCCATGGGGGATGACACGCCGATGGCGGTGCTCAGCCAGCGCGTACGTTCGCCCTACGATTACTTCCGCCAGCAGTTCGCGCAGGTCACCAACCCGCCGATCGACCCGCTGCGCGAAGCGATCGTCATGTCCCTGGAGATCTGCCTGGGCGCCGAGCGCAACATCTTCAGCGAGTCGCCGGAGCACGCTACCCGCGTAATCCTCAGCAGCCCAGTGATCTCGCCGGCCAAGTGGCGCGCGCTGATGAACCTGGATCGCCCAGGCTTCGACCGTCATGTCGTCGACATGAACTACGACGAGTCGCTGGGTCTGGAAGCTGCCGTGCGCAACATGGCTGACCAGGCCGAGGAAGCCGTGCGTGCCGGCAAGGTGCTGCTGGTGCTGACCGACCGTCACATCGCTCCTGGCAAGCTGCCGGCGCATGCTGCGCTGGTCACTGGTGCCGTGCATCACCGCCTGACCGAGAAAGGTCTGCGCTGCGACTGCAACATCCTGGTGGAAACCGCCACCGCGCGTGATCCGCACCACTACGCCGTGCTGCTGGGCTTCGGGGCCTCGGCGGTCTACCCGTTCCTGGCTTATGAAGTGCTGGGCGACCTGATCCGCACCGGCGAAGTGCTGGGCGATCTGTACGAAGTCTTCAAGTACTACCGCAAGGGCATCTCCAAGGGCCTGCTGAAGATCCTGTCGAAGATGGGTATCTCCACGGTCGCGTCCTATCGCGGTGCGCAACTGTTCGAGGCGGTCGGCCTGGCCGACGAAGTCACCGAACTGTGCTTCCGGGGTGTGGCCAGCCGCATCCAGGGCGCGCGTTTCGTCGATATCGAAAGCGAGCAGAAGCTGCTGTCCCAGGAGGCCTGGAACAACCGTAAGTCGATCCAGCAGGGCGGCCTGCTCAAGTTCGTCTACGGTGGCGAATACCACGCCTACAACCCGGACGTGGTGCGCACGCTGCAGGACGCGGTGCAGCAAGGCAACTACGAGAAGTACAAGGAATACTCGAAGCTGGTCGACACCCGTCCGGTGTCGATGATCCGCGATCTGCTCAAGGTCAAGGAATCCACTGCGCCGATCAGCCTCGACGAAGTCGAGCCGCTGCAGTCGATCTTCAAGCGCTTCGACGCCGCCGGCATCTCCCTCGGCGCGCTGTCGCCGGAGGCGCACGAGGCGCTGGCCGAGGCGATGAACCGCCTGGGTGGTCGCTCCAACTCCGGTGAGGGCGGCGAAGACCCGGCCCGCTACGGCACCATCAAGAGCTCGAAGATCAAGCAGGTGGCCACCGGCCGCTTTGGCGTGACCCCGGAATACCTGGTCAACGCCGAAGTGCTGCAGATCAAGGTGGCCCAGGGCGCCAAGCCCGGTGAGGGCGGCCAGCTGCCGGGTGGCAAGGTCAACGGCCTGATCGCGCGTCTGCGTTATGCGGTGCCGGGCGTGACCCTGATCTCGCCACCGCCGCACCACGACATCTATTCGATCGAAGACCTGGCGCAGCTGATCTATGACCTCAAGCAGGTCAACCCGAAGGCGCTGGTGTCGGTCAAGCTGGTGGCGGAAGCCGGTGTCGGCACCATCGCTGCCGGTGTGGCCAAGGCCTATGCCGACCTGATCACCATTTCCGGCTACGACGGCGGTACCGGCGCATCGCCGCTGACCTCCATCCGCTATGCCGGTGCGCCTTGGGAGCTGGGCCTGGCCGAGACCCATCAGACCCTGCGCGGCAACGACCTGCGCGGCAAGGTGCGGGTACAGACCGACGGTGGTCTGAAGACCGGCCTCGATGTGATCAAGGCAGCCATCCTCGGTGCCGAGAGCTTCGGCTTCGGTACTGCGCCGATGGTGGCCCTGGGCTGCAAATACCTGCGCATCTGCCACCTGAACAACTGCGCCACCGGCGTGGCCACGCAGAACGACAAGCTGCGCAAGGATCACTTCATCGGCACCGTCGAGATGGTGATGAACTTCTTCACCTACGTCGCCGAGGAAACCCGCGAGTGGCTGGCCAAGCTGGGCGTGCGCAGCCTGGAAGAGCTGATCGGGCGTACCGACCTGCTCGAAGTGCTGCCGGGCGAAACTGCCAAGCAGGGCAACCTGGATCTGTCGCCGCTGCTGGCCAGCGCGCATATCCCGGCTGACAAACCGCAGTTCTGCCAGGTGCCGAAGAACCCGCCGTTCGACGAAGGCCTGCTGGCCGAGAAGATGGTGGAAATGGCCAAGGACGCAATCGCCAACAAAACCGGTGGTGAGTTCGAGCTGAACATCGGTAACTGCGACCGCTCCATCGGTGCGCGTATTTCCGGTGAGATCGCCCGCGTGCATGGTAACCAGGGTATGAATGACGCGCCGATCACCTTCCGCTTCAAGGGCACTGCCGGGCAGAGCTTTGGCGTGTGGAACGCTGGTGGTCTGCACCTGCGCCTGGAAGGCGACGCCAACGACTACGTGGGCAAGGGCATGACTGCGGGCAAGATCGTTATCACCCCGCCTGCCGGCAGCCCGTTCGCCACAGAGGACAGCGCCATCATCGGCAACACCTGTCTGTACGGTGCCACTGGCGGCAAGCTGTTCGCCACCGGCACCGCAGGTGAGCGTTTCGCCGTGCGTAACTCCGGTGCCCACGCCGTGGTGGAAGGTACTGGCGACCACTGCTGCGAGTACATGACCGGCGGTTTCGTCTGCGTACTGGGCAAGACCGGCTACAACTTCGGCTCGGGCATGACCGGCGGCTTCGCCTACGTGCTCGACCTGGACAACGGCTTTTACGACCGCGTCAACCACGAGCTTGTGGAAATCCAACGCATCAACAATGAAGCGATGGAGGCTTACCGCAGCCACCTGGAAAGCGTGCTGGCCGAGTATGTCGAGGAAACCGGTAGCGAGTGGGGCCAGAACCTGCTGGAAAACCTGGACGATTACCTGCGCAAGTTCTGGCTGGTGAAACCGAAAGCGGCCAGTCTGAAGTCGCTGCTGTCCAGCACCCGTGCCAACCCGCAATAA
- the hemE gene encoding uroporphyrinogen decarboxylase, with protein MTALKNDRFLRALLKQPVDVTPVWMMRQAGRYLPEYRATRAKAGDFVSLMKNPELACEVTIQPLDRYPQLDAAILFSDILTIPDAMGQGLYFETGEGPRFKKVVSSLADIEALPVPDPEKDLGYVMDAVRTIRRELNGRVPLIGFSGSPWTLATYMVEGGSSKDFRKTKAMLYDNPQALHALLDKLAQSVTTYLNGQILAGAQAVQIFDSWGGALSAAAYQEFSLAYMKKIVDSLIREHDGRRVPVILFTKGGGLWLESLADTGAEALGLDWTCDIGSARARVGAKVALQGNMDPAVLYAKPAAIRAEVARILAAYGAGSGHVFNLGHGITPEVDPAHAGAFFEAVHELSAQYHQ; from the coding sequence ATGACCGCTCTGAAGAACGACCGCTTCCTCCGCGCCCTGCTCAAGCAACCTGTAGACGTCACACCTGTCTGGATGATGCGCCAGGCCGGTCGCTATCTGCCGGAGTACCGCGCGACCCGAGCCAAGGCCGGCGATTTCGTGAGTCTGATGAAGAACCCGGAGCTGGCTTGCGAGGTCACCATCCAGCCGCTGGATCGCTACCCGCAGTTGGACGCGGCGATTCTGTTCTCCGACATCCTGACCATTCCCGATGCCATGGGCCAGGGCCTGTACTTCGAGACGGGCGAAGGCCCGCGTTTCAAGAAGGTAGTCAGCAGCCTGGCCGATATCGAGGCGCTGCCCGTGCCGGACCCGGAGAAGGATCTGGGCTACGTGATGGACGCCGTGCGCACCATCCGTCGTGAGCTCAATGGCCGCGTGCCGCTGATCGGCTTCTCCGGCAGCCCGTGGACGCTGGCCACTTACATGGTCGAAGGCGGCTCGTCGAAGGACTTCCGCAAGACCAAGGCCATGCTCTACGACAACCCGCAAGCCCTGCATGCGCTTCTCGATAAGCTGGCGCAGTCGGTCACGACTTATCTCAACGGGCAGATCCTGGCCGGTGCGCAGGCGGTGCAGATCTTCGATTCCTGGGGCGGCGCGCTGTCGGCAGCGGCCTATCAGGAGTTCTCCCTGGCCTACATGAAGAAAATCGTCGATAGCCTGATCCGCGAGCACGACGGGCGTCGTGTGCCGGTGATCCTGTTCACCAAGGGCGGTGGCCTGTGGCTTGAATCCCTGGCCGACACCGGCGCCGAAGCACTGGGTCTGGACTGGACATGCGACATCGGCAGCGCTCGCGCCCGTGTCGGTGCCAAGGTTGCCCTGCAGGGCAACATGGACCCGGCGGTGCTCTACGCCAAGCCGGCGGCGATTCGTGCCGAGGTGGCGCGCATCCTGGCCGCCTATGGTGCCGGTAGCGGCCATGTGTTCAACCTTGGCCACGGCATCACTCCGGAAGTCGACCCGGCTCACGCGGGCGCGTTCTTCGAAGCCGTGCACGAGCTGTCGGCGCAGTATCACCAGTAA
- a CDS encoding dialkylrecorsinol condensing enzyme, with protein sequence MRHVLVVHFSQTGQLDRLAQSVCAPLRECDGIEVDFLALQPAQPFPFPWPFLGFFRIFPETVLMKPQPLLPLAVDADKRYDLVILAYQVWFLSPSLPCTSFLASPEAARLLKDTPVVTLIGCRNMWLMAQEKVKARLQALGAKLVDNVVLTDACGTAASFLATPLWMFTGRQKPYSWVPRAGIDERELAAASRFGDAMARRLLADQQPIEAPMLAGLGAVKVDEKLIASEKVGNRSFTLWSRLLSALGPQQSRRRGAGLVLYIVFLICLILTVVPVTAVLKKMLAPLFKARIQREKAYFAGPSGE encoded by the coding sequence ATGCGTCATGTTTTAGTCGTCCACTTTTCTCAGACTGGCCAATTAGACCGCTTGGCGCAATCGGTCTGTGCGCCGTTGCGCGAGTGCGACGGCATCGAAGTGGATTTCCTGGCGCTGCAACCTGCCCAGCCTTTCCCCTTTCCCTGGCCCTTTCTCGGTTTCTTTCGCATCTTCCCGGAAACCGTGCTGATGAAGCCGCAGCCGTTGCTGCCGCTGGCTGTGGACGCCGACAAGCGCTACGACCTGGTGATTCTGGCCTATCAGGTCTGGTTCCTCTCGCCCTCGTTGCCCTGCACCAGCTTTCTCGCCTCGCCCGAGGCCGCCCGTCTGCTGAAGGACACGCCGGTGGTCACGCTGATCGGTTGCCGCAACATGTGGCTGATGGCGCAGGAGAAGGTCAAGGCGCGCCTGCAGGCGCTGGGCGCGAAGCTGGTGGACAACGTCGTGCTGACCGATGCCTGCGGTACGGCGGCGAGCTTCCTGGCCACGCCGCTGTGGATGTTCACCGGCCGGCAGAAGCCCTATAGCTGGGTCCCGCGCGCGGGCATCGACGAGCGGGAATTGGCGGCGGCCAGCCGTTTCGGCGACGCGATGGCGCGCCGGCTGCTCGCTGATCAGCAGCCCATCGAAGCACCGATGCTCGCTGGCTTGGGCGCGGTGAAGGTGGATGAAAAACTGATCGCCAGCGAAAAGGTCGGCAACCGTAGTTTCACCCTGTGGAGCCGACTGCTCTCGGCGCTCGGCCCGCAGCAGAGTCGGCGGCGCGGCGCCGGGCTGGTGCTGTATATCGTGTTTCTGATTTGCCTGATCCTGACCGTGGTACCGGTCACCGCTGTTTTGAAAAAAATGCTGGCACCGCTGTTCAAAGCGCGTATCCAGAGAGAGAAGGCCTACTTTGCCGGCCCATCCGGCGAGTGA
- a CDS encoding beta-ketoacyl-ACP synthase III, producing the protein MVTPVFINRISACLPHEPVDNEQMEARLGMVGGKPSRARKLVLRRNGIQQRHYVIDPHTGEPSMSNAQLSAEAIRGLQGEGFELNQLDCLVASTSSPDQVMPGHAVMVHGELGNPSCEVATTAGICLCGMTALKYAWMSVASGESRTAVACGSEVASTLMQARNFNAEYESRVDELEKHPEIAFEKDFLRWMLSDGAGAVLLQDRPNPGGLSLRIDWLDIYSFADQMPPCMYAGADMQDDTLRGWSRYDADDRAKQSVMAIKQNVKLLNENIVKYTVEEALRRIMARRELRVADIDWFLPHYSSEFFREPLAVGLANVDLPIPMERWFTNLTSKGNTGAASIFIILEELFNGGRLRSGQKLLCYVPESGRFSSAFMHLTVVGDEA; encoded by the coding sequence GTGGTAACCCCTGTATTCATCAACCGCATCAGTGCCTGCCTGCCGCACGAGCCCGTGGATAACGAGCAGATGGAAGCACGCCTGGGCATGGTCGGTGGCAAGCCGTCGCGTGCGCGCAAGCTGGTGTTGCGCCGTAATGGCATCCAGCAGCGCCACTACGTGATCGACCCGCACACGGGCGAGCCGAGCATGAGCAATGCGCAGCTCAGCGCCGAAGCTATTCGTGGCCTGCAGGGCGAGGGTTTCGAGCTGAACCAGCTCGACTGTCTGGTGGCCAGCACCTCGTCGCCGGATCAGGTGATGCCGGGCCACGCGGTGATGGTGCATGGTGAGCTGGGCAACCCGTCCTGCGAGGTGGCGACCACCGCTGGTATCTGCCTGTGCGGGATGACCGCGTTGAAATACGCCTGGATGAGCGTGGCCAGTGGCGAGAGTCGCACGGCCGTGGCCTGCGGTTCGGAGGTCGCCTCGACCCTGATGCAGGCACGCAACTTCAACGCCGAATACGAAAGCCGCGTCGACGAGCTGGAAAAACACCCGGAGATCGCCTTCGAGAAGGATTTTCTGCGCTGGATGCTTTCCGATGGTGCTGGCGCCGTGCTGTTGCAGGATCGCCCGAATCCGGGCGGCCTGAGCCTGCGCATCGACTGGCTGGATATCTACTCCTTCGCCGATCAGATGCCGCCCTGCATGTACGCCGGCGCTGACATGCAAGACGATACCCTGCGTGGCTGGAGCCGTTACGACGCCGACGACCGCGCGAAGCAGTCGGTTATGGCGATCAAGCAGAACGTCAAACTGCTTAACGAGAACATCGTCAAATACACCGTGGAAGAGGCGCTGCGCCGGATCATGGCACGCCGCGAGTTGCGCGTGGCGGACATCGACTGGTTCCTGCCGCACTACTCCTCGGAGTTCTTCCGCGAGCCGCTGGCCGTGGGCCTGGCCAATGTCGACTTGCCGATCCCGATGGAGCGTTGGTTCACCAACCTGACCAGCAAGGGCAATACCGGCGCGGCGTCGATCTTCATCATCCTTGAAGAGCTGTTCAATGGCGGGCGCCTGCGCAGCGGACAGAAGCTGCTCTGCTACGTGCCCGAAAGCGGGCGCTTTTCCAGTGCGTTCATGCACCTGACGGTGGTTGGCGATGAAGCTTGA
- a CDS encoding glycerol dehydrogenase — protein MLTTAIFPSRYVQGRNALEQLGSELARFGSTALALLDPFADDHLGAVVASACAGRIDCQRVRFAGECCDEEIARLLTMACESKPQVVLGMGGGKALDTAKALAYELGIPVAIVPTLASSDAPCSALSVIYTASGEFKRYLVLPRNPDLVLVDSQVIAQAPARFLVSGMGDALATWFEAEDCRIRGAANMTGRPGPRTAHALARFCYDTLLQYGPLALQACRQQVVTPALEHVIEANTLLSGLGFESGGLAAAHAIHNGFTALPETHHYWHGEKVAFGVLSMLMLRDSEPALIDEVYDFCIAIGLPVTLADIGLQDVSDEALLRAAELACAPGESIHNEPFPVDARSVLAAMRTADAEGRRRKVA, from the coding sequence ATGCTTACCACCGCCATTTTCCCATCCCGCTATGTGCAGGGGCGCAATGCGCTCGAACAGTTGGGCAGCGAGCTGGCGCGTTTCGGCAGCACGGCGCTGGCCTTGCTCGATCCCTTCGCCGACGACCATCTGGGCGCTGTTGTGGCCAGTGCCTGCGCAGGGCGGATCGACTGCCAGCGCGTGCGCTTTGCCGGAGAATGCTGCGATGAAGAGATCGCCCGGCTGCTGACCATGGCGTGCGAAAGCAAGCCACAGGTTGTGCTGGGAATGGGTGGCGGCAAGGCCTTGGATACTGCCAAAGCGCTGGCTTACGAGCTGGGCATACCGGTGGCGATTGTGCCTACTCTGGCTTCCAGCGATGCGCCGTGCAGTGCGCTGTCGGTGATCTATACCGCGTCCGGTGAGTTCAAACGCTACCTGGTGCTGCCGCGCAACCCGGATCTGGTGCTGGTCGACAGTCAGGTGATCGCCCAGGCGCCGGCGCGCTTTCTCGTTTCCGGGATGGGCGATGCCCTGGCCACCTGGTTCGAGGCCGAGGACTGCCGCATTCGCGGCGCCGCCAACATGACCGGGCGACCTGGCCCGCGTACCGCCCATGCGCTGGCGCGGTTCTGCTACGACACCCTGCTGCAGTACGGGCCGCTGGCGCTGCAGGCTTGCCGCCAACAGGTGGTGACGCCGGCGCTGGAGCATGTCATCGAGGCCAACACGCTGCTCTCCGGGCTGGGCTTCGAAAGCGGCGGCCTGGCTGCGGCGCATGCCATTCACAACGGCTTCACCGCGCTGCCTGAAACCCATCACTACTGGCATGGCGAGAAGGTCGCCTTCGGTGTGCTGAGCATGCTGATGCTGCGCGACAGCGAGCCGGCGTTGATCGACGAGGTATACGACTTCTGCATCGCCATCGGTCTGCCGGTGACCCTGGCCGATATCGGCCTGCAGGATGTCAGCGACGAAGCGTTGCTGCGCGCCGCGGAGCTGGCCTGTGCGCCGGGCGAGAGTATCCACAACGAGCCGTTCCCGGTGGACGCCCGCAGTGTACTGGCGGCCATGCGCACGGCCGACGCCGAAGGGCGCCGGCGTAAGGTCGCCTAG
- a CDS encoding DUF2141 domain-containing protein, with protein MEGVQDQANLYLALVPADQQDWQPSLRELHSAETPLRLSDLPPGRYAVQVFQDNNGNGKLDFSPRGIPLEPVGFSGNPSLFGGKPTPGDSLFEHGTTESVISVRLIHPRKKKERVAPAAPRNGDR; from the coding sequence GTGGAAGGCGTACAGGATCAGGCAAACCTGTACCTGGCGCTGGTGCCAGCAGACCAGCAGGACTGGCAGCCAAGCCTGCGCGAACTGCACAGCGCAGAAACACCGCTGCGCCTGAGCGACCTTCCCCCCGGCCGCTATGCCGTGCAGGTGTTCCAGGACAACAACGGTAACGGCAAGCTGGATTTTAGCCCTCGTGGCATTCCGCTGGAGCCGGTCGGTTTTTCCGGCAATCCGTCGCTATTCGGCGGCAAACCCACACCCGGCGACAGCCTGTTCGAGCATGGCACGACGGAAAGCGTGATCAGCGTGCGCCTGATTCATCCGCGCAAGAAAAAGGAACGCGTGGCGCCGGCAGCACCTCGCAACGGTGATCGATAG
- a CDS encoding FAD-dependent oxidoreductase, translated as MTERLNNDFQFIEVGRKDPKKKLLRQRKKEFVEIYDNFKPAQAADQAHRCLGCGNPYCEWKCPVHNFIPNWLKLVSEGNILAAAELSHQTNTLPEVCGRVCPQDRLCEGACTLNDGFGAVTIGSVEKYITDTAFAMGWRPDMSKVKPTGKRVAVIGAGPAGLGCADVLVRNGVTPVVFDKNPEIGGLLTFGIPEFKLEKTVLSRRREVFTGMGIEFRLNTEIGKDVTMQQLLDEYDAVFMGMGTYTYMKGGFPGEDLPGVYDALDFLIANVNRNLGFEKAPEDFIDMKGKRVVVLGGGDTAMDCNRTSIRQGAKAVTCAYRRDEENMPGSRKEVKNAKEEGVKFLFNRQPIAIVGDGKVEGIKVVETRLGEPDARGRRSPEPIPGSEEVIPAEAVLIAFGFRPSPAPWFEQFEIQTDSQGRVVAPEQSQFKHQTSNPKIFAGGDMVRGSDLVVTAIFEGRNAAEGILDYLNV; from the coding sequence ATGACTGAACGTCTGAATAACGACTTCCAGTTCATCGAAGTCGGGCGCAAAGACCCGAAGAAGAAACTGCTGCGTCAGCGCAAGAAGGAATTCGTCGAGATTTACGACAACTTCAAGCCGGCGCAAGCTGCAGACCAGGCGCATCGCTGCCTGGGCTGCGGCAACCCGTATTGCGAGTGGAAGTGCCCGGTGCACAACTTCATTCCCAACTGGCTGAAGCTGGTCTCGGAAGGCAACATCCTGGCCGCCGCCGAGCTCTCGCACCAGACCAACACCCTGCCGGAAGTCTGCGGCCGCGTGTGCCCGCAGGATCGCCTCTGCGAAGGTGCCTGCACCCTCAATGACGGTTTCGGCGCGGTGACCATCGGTTCGGTGGAGAAGTACATCACCGACACCGCCTTCGCCATGGGCTGGCGCCCGGACATGTCCAAGGTCAAACCGACCGGCAAGCGCGTCGCCGTGATCGGCGCAGGCCCGGCTGGCCTGGGCTGCGCTGACGTGCTGGTGCGCAATGGCGTGACCCCGGTGGTGTTCGACAAGAACCCGGAAATCGGTGGCCTGCTGACCTTCGGCATTCCCGAGTTCAAGCTGGAAAAGACCGTGCTCAGCCGCCGCCGTGAAGTCTTCACCGGCATGGGCATCGAGTTCCGCCTGAACACCGAGATCGGCAAGGACGTGACCATGCAGCAACTGCTGGATGAGTACGATGCCGTATTTATGGGCATGGGCACCTACACCTACATGAAGGGCGGCTTCCCGGGTGAAGACCTGCCGGGCGTCTATGACGCGCTGGACTTCCTCATCGCCAACGTCAACCGCAACCTCGGTTTCGAGAAGGCGCCGGAAGACTTCATCGACATGAAGGGCAAGCGCGTCGTGGTGCTGGGCGGTGGTGACACCGCGATGGACTGCAACCGCACCTCGATCCGTCAGGGCGCCAAGGCCGTGACCTGCGCCTACCGTCGTGACGAAGAGAACATGCCGGGCTCGCGCAAGGAGGTGAAGAACGCCAAGGAAGAGGGCGTGAAGTTCCTCTTCAACCGCCAGCCCATCGCCATCGTTGGCGACGGCAAGGTGGAAGGCATCAAGGTGGTCGAGACCCGTCTCGGCGAGCCGGATGCCCGTGGCCGCCGCAGCCCCGAGCCGATCCCCGGTTCTGAGGAAGTCATCCCGGCGGAAGCCGTGCTGATCGCCTTCGGCTTCCGTCCGAGCCCGGCGCCCTGGTTCGAACAGTTCGAGATCCAGACTGACAGCCAGGGCCGCGTCGTTGCGCCCGAGCAGTCGCAGTTCAAGCACCAGACCAGCAACCCGAAGATTTTCGCCGGTGGCGACATGGTGCGCGGTTCCGATCTGGTGGTGACGGCGATCTTCGAAGGCCGCAACGCCGCCGAAGGCATCCTGGATTACCTGAACGTCTGA